A genomic segment from Actinoplanes sichuanensis encodes:
- the ispG gene encoding flavodoxin-dependent (E)-4-hydroxy-3-methylbut-2-enyl-diphosphate synthase, which yields MTAISLGMPAVPPPPLAPRRQSRQINVGGVLVGGGAPVSVQSMTTTLTSDVNSTLQQIAELTAAGCQIVRVAVPSQDDVEALPAIAKKSQLPVIADIHFQPKYVFAAIDAGCAAVRVNPGNIRQFDDKVKEIAKAAGDAGIPIRIGVNAGSLDKRLLEKYGKATAEALVESALWECSLFEEHGFRDIKISVKHNDPVVMIRAYRQLAEQCDYPLHLGVTEAGPAFQGTIKSAVAFGALLAEGIGDTIRVSLSAPPVEEIKVGNQILESLGLRERGLEIVSCPSCGRAQVDVYTLAEQVTAALDGFPVPLRVAVMGCVVNGPGEAREADLGVASGNGKGQIFVKGKVIKTVPEAIIVETLVEEALRLADEMGAELPDELRELLPGPTVTVH from the coding sequence ATGACCGCGATCAGTCTCGGAATGCCTGCGGTACCCCCACCGCCCCTGGCTCCGCGCCGGCAGAGCCGCCAGATCAACGTCGGGGGTGTGCTGGTCGGTGGCGGGGCCCCGGTCAGCGTCCAGTCGATGACGACGACCCTCACCTCGGACGTCAACTCGACCCTCCAGCAGATCGCCGAGTTGACCGCGGCCGGCTGCCAGATCGTCCGGGTCGCCGTGCCGTCCCAGGACGACGTCGAGGCGCTGCCCGCGATCGCCAAGAAGTCGCAGCTGCCGGTGATCGCCGACATCCACTTCCAGCCCAAGTACGTGTTCGCCGCGATCGACGCCGGCTGTGCCGCGGTCCGGGTCAACCCGGGCAACATCCGCCAGTTCGACGACAAGGTCAAGGAGATCGCGAAGGCGGCCGGTGACGCCGGGATCCCGATCCGGATCGGCGTCAATGCGGGCTCGCTCGACAAGCGGCTGCTGGAGAAGTACGGCAAGGCCACCGCCGAGGCGCTGGTCGAGTCGGCGCTCTGGGAGTGTTCGCTCTTCGAGGAGCACGGTTTTCGGGACATCAAGATCTCGGTGAAGCACAACGACCCGGTCGTCATGATCCGGGCCTACCGGCAGCTCGCCGAGCAGTGCGACTACCCGCTGCACCTCGGCGTGACCGAGGCCGGCCCGGCGTTCCAGGGCACGATCAAGAGCGCCGTCGCGTTCGGCGCGCTGCTCGCCGAGGGCATCGGTGACACCATCCGGGTGTCGCTGTCCGCCCCGCCGGTCGAGGAGATCAAGGTCGGCAACCAGATCCTGGAGTCGCTGGGTCTGCGCGAGCGGGGCCTGGAGATCGTCTCCTGCCCGTCCTGCGGCCGGGCCCAGGTCGACGTCTACACCCTCGCCGAGCAGGTCACCGCGGCCCTCGACGGCTTCCCGGTCCCGCTGCGGGTGGCAGTCATGGGCTGTGTCGTCAACGGGCCGGGCGAGGCCCGCGAGGCCGACCTCGGTGTGGCCTCCGGTAACGGCAAGGGCCAGATCTTCGTGAAGGGCAAGGTCATCAAGACCGTTCCCGAGGCGATCATCGTGGAGACCCTGGTCGAGGAAGCTCTGCGCCTGGCCGACGAGATGGGCGCCGAACTCCCCGACGAGCTGAGGGAGCTGCTCCCCGGCCCGACGGTGACGGTGCACTGA
- a CDS encoding GNAT family N-acetyltransferase — translation MLTVPIRQLGEPERAAVERILDADPYAGAQIAERVAAHGLNWWRSDGRIYGYEPRRQIESIIWSGAHLVPVGATPPATAAFADLLGAEPRICSSIIGRSEAVLDLWDRLGGNWGPARDVRPHQPLLVTDRDAAVRPDPAVRLVRSGEVDQLFPAAVAMYTEEVGVSPMQDDNGRGYRRRIAELVKTKRAYARFEGDLVIFKAELAIVTRRTTQVQGVWVHPDYRGQGLGTAAMAAVVADALRRVAPTVSLYVNDYNTSARRVYANCGFISAGSFATVLF, via the coding sequence GTGTTGACGGTGCCCATTCGCCAGCTCGGTGAGCCCGAGCGCGCGGCCGTCGAGCGGATCCTCGACGCCGACCCCTACGCGGGCGCCCAGATCGCGGAGCGTGTCGCCGCACACGGGCTGAACTGGTGGCGGTCCGACGGGCGGATCTACGGCTATGAGCCGCGCCGACAGATCGAGTCGATCATCTGGTCCGGGGCGCATCTGGTGCCGGTCGGCGCGACGCCGCCGGCCACCGCGGCCTTCGCCGATCTGCTCGGCGCCGAGCCGCGGATCTGCTCGTCGATCATCGGCCGCTCGGAGGCCGTGCTGGACCTGTGGGACCGGCTCGGCGGTAACTGGGGGCCGGCCCGTGACGTGCGGCCGCATCAGCCCCTGCTGGTCACCGATCGGGATGCGGCGGTCCGCCCGGATCCGGCGGTCCGACTGGTCCGCTCCGGCGAGGTCGACCAGCTCTTTCCGGCCGCCGTGGCGATGTACACCGAGGAGGTCGGGGTCTCGCCGATGCAGGATGACAACGGGCGAGGCTACCGGCGGCGGATCGCCGAGCTGGTGAAGACGAAACGGGCCTACGCCAGGTTCGAGGGCGACCTGGTGATCTTCAAGGCCGAGCTGGCGATCGTCACCCGGCGAACCACCCAGGTGCAGGGCGTCTGGGTCCACCCGGACTATCGAGGCCAGGGCCTGGGCACCGCGGCGATGGCGGCGGTGGTCGCCGACGCGCTACGCCGGGTCGCCCCCACGGTCAGCCTCTACGTGAACGACTACAACACCTCAGCGCGGCGCGTCTACGCGAACTGCGGCTTCATCTCAGCCGGCAGCTTCGCCACAGTCCTGTTCTGA
- a CDS encoding YcxB family protein, with amino-acid sequence MDTETGFSFSAHPTRQQLLVSIRRFMRGQLRLFRLAGALLIVFGLVFSLDEELVLRIFTVLFGLACILVVPEITVRVVVAKIQGMLTRPTEYRIDDQGIRMTNDLTEFFVRWIAVDRLDEAPGLLIARTGQTGFYAVPTGSLPPETAAEVTEYVRAHVRRG; translated from the coding sequence GTGGACACCGAAACGGGCTTCTCGTTCTCCGCGCACCCGACCCGGCAGCAGCTCCTGGTCTCGATCCGGCGTTTCATGCGCGGCCAGCTCCGGCTCTTCCGGCTGGCCGGCGCGCTGCTGATCGTGTTCGGCCTGGTCTTCTCGCTCGACGAAGAGCTCGTCCTGCGGATCTTCACGGTGCTGTTCGGCCTGGCCTGCATTCTGGTGGTGCCGGAGATCACGGTCCGGGTCGTGGTCGCGAAGATCCAGGGCATGCTCACCCGTCCCACCGAGTACCGGATCGACGACCAGGGCATTCGGATGACCAACGACCTGACCGAGTTCTTCGTACGGTGGATCGCCGTGGACCGGCTCGACGAGGCGCCCGGCCTGCTCATCGCCCGGACCGGGCAGACCGGCTTCTACGCCGTGCCGACCGGCTCCCTGCCACCGGAGACGGCCGCCGAGGTCACCGAGTACGTGCGGGCGCACGTCCGGCGCGGATAG
- a CDS encoding hybrid sensor histidine kinase/response regulator, producing the protein MSEPSDAVVIGLLEAAPDAIIAVDRDGRIAVVNAQTVRMFGYERSDLLGQSIELLVPERFRDRHPGHRLAYLRDLRPRPMGAGVPLAARRRDGSEFPAEISLSALASGGMIVAAVRDVSDRVRREAKFQGLLEAAPDAIVGVAADGRITLVNAQAERLFGYQRSELLGRPIETLVPESARARHPDLRHRYFTDPRPRPMGSGTALRARRRDGTEFPAEISLSALETEDGLIVSAAIRDVSERIEAQAERQRLEAEGERLAAAAERERLEAQLQQSQRLESLGQLAGGVAHDFNNLLAVMLNYAGFVAEQIQEAADADPDSAWPQASRDLQQVLRAGRRATELTHQLLAFGRREVVRPRVLDLNVVIREVEQLLLRTLGEHIQLHADLEPRLWPVLADPGQIEQVLVNLAVNARDAMPGGGTLTVHTGNQELAADEAARIRPPAPPGRYVRLRVADTGTGIPPDVLERVFEPFFTTKAPGEGTGLGLATVYGIVTQAGGHASVYSTVGAGTVVTALLPVTQELPAPVSAPAGLAQLQRGGETILVVEDEDALRAVTERILTRNGYHVLSAAGGPEALKIVQDATQHIDLLLTDVVMPHMHGRQLAEHVREARPGLPVVFMSGYAQPFITGEGTLDADTILITKPFTQPELLERLREALDSA; encoded by the coding sequence TTGAGCGAACCCTCCGACGCCGTGGTGATCGGTCTCCTGGAGGCCGCACCCGACGCGATCATCGCGGTCGACCGGGACGGCCGGATAGCCGTCGTCAACGCGCAGACCGTCCGCATGTTCGGTTACGAACGAAGTGACCTGCTCGGGCAGTCCATCGAGCTCCTGGTTCCGGAACGATTCCGCGACCGGCATCCGGGGCATCGTCTCGCGTACCTCCGTGATCTTCGTCCCCGCCCGATGGGCGCCGGTGTCCCGCTCGCCGCCCGGCGGCGTGACGGTAGCGAGTTTCCCGCCGAGATCTCCCTCTCCGCCCTCGCGTCCGGCGGCATGATCGTCGCCGCGGTCCGTGACGTCAGCGACCGGGTCCGCCGCGAGGCCAAGTTCCAGGGCCTGCTGGAGGCCGCGCCGGACGCCATCGTGGGTGTCGCCGCCGACGGCCGGATCACCCTGGTCAACGCCCAGGCCGAGCGACTGTTCGGGTACCAGCGCAGTGAGTTGCTGGGCCGACCCATCGAGACGCTCGTGCCGGAGTCGGCCCGGGCCCGGCACCCGGACCTGCGACACCGCTACTTCACCGACCCCCGCCCGCGGCCGATGGGCTCCGGCACCGCCCTGCGTGCCCGGCGGCGTGACGGCACCGAGTTCCCCGCCGAGATCAGCCTCTCCGCGCTGGAGACCGAGGACGGCCTGATCGTCTCGGCCGCCATCCGCGACGTCAGCGAGCGCATCGAGGCCCAGGCCGAACGCCAGCGCCTGGAGGCCGAGGGGGAACGCCTCGCCGCGGCCGCCGAACGGGAACGTCTGGAAGCCCAGCTCCAGCAGTCCCAACGACTGGAGAGCCTCGGGCAGTTGGCCGGCGGCGTCGCCCACGACTTCAACAACCTGCTCGCGGTGATGCTCAACTACGCCGGCTTCGTCGCCGAGCAGATCCAGGAAGCGGCCGACGCCGACCCGGACAGCGCCTGGCCGCAGGCCTCCCGCGACCTCCAGCAGGTGCTGCGGGCCGGCCGCCGGGCCACCGAGCTCACCCACCAGCTGCTCGCGTTCGGCCGCCGCGAGGTGGTCCGGCCCCGCGTCCTCGACCTCAACGTGGTGATCCGTGAGGTGGAACAGCTCCTGCTACGAACACTCGGCGAGCACATCCAGCTGCACGCCGATCTGGAACCACGGCTGTGGCCGGTCCTCGCCGACCCCGGGCAGATCGAACAGGTCCTGGTCAATCTCGCGGTCAACGCCCGGGACGCGATGCCCGGCGGAGGCACGCTCACCGTCCACACCGGTAATCAGGAGCTCGCCGCCGACGAGGCCGCCCGGATCCGGCCGCCCGCCCCACCCGGCCGTTACGTACGCCTGCGGGTCGCCGACACCGGCACCGGGATACCGCCCGACGTGCTGGAACGCGTCTTCGAGCCGTTCTTCACCACGAAGGCGCCGGGGGAGGGGACCGGACTCGGGCTGGCCACCGTCTACGGCATCGTCACCCAGGCCGGCGGTCATGCGTCCGTGTACTCCACGGTCGGCGCCGGAACCGTCGTCACCGCCCTGCTGCCGGTCACCCAGGAGCTGCCGGCACCGGTCAGCGCGCCGGCCGGTCTCGCCCAGTTGCAGCGCGGCGGCGAGACGATCCTGGTCGTCGAGGACGAGGACGCCCTACGAGCCGTCACCGAGCGGATCCTGACCCGCAACGGCTACCACGTGCTGAGCGCGGCCGGCGGCCCGGAAGCCCTCAAGATCGTCCAGGACGCAACCCAGCACATCGACCTGCTGCTCACCGATGTGGTGATGCCCCACATGCACGGTCGCCAGCTCGCCGAACACGTCCGGGAGGCCCGGCCCGGCCTGCCCGTAGTCTTCATGTCCGGGTACGCCCAGCCGTTCATCACCGGCGAGGGCACCCTGGACGCCGACACCATCCTGATCACGAAGCCGTTCACCCAGCCCGAGTTGCTGGAGCGTCTCCGTGAAGCGCTGGACAGTGCCTGA
- a CDS encoding LLM class F420-dependent oxidoreductase, producing MTVPFSGVPLSEHAAVFSALADAGFTDAWSAEVNGTDGFTPLTLAAAWEPRLRLGTAIAPAFTRGPGLLAMTAAALAEAAPGRFQLGIGASSPVVVGDWNAVDFERPFARSRDVLRFVRSALAGELVDGDFDTFSVRRFRLERPPATPPGILLAALRPGMLRLAAAEADGVILNWLSAADVTTAVAETKEAGAGFDVAARIFVIPTEDAGYARTVGRRMITAYLTVPAYAAFHRWLGREELLAPMWQAWQSGDRKGALAAIPDSLVDELIVHGSPAECRARVQAYADAGVTVPVMALTPTPELERGGLPALLDLIAALGR from the coding sequence ATGACCGTGCCGTTCAGCGGCGTACCACTCTCCGAGCACGCCGCCGTCTTCTCCGCTCTGGCCGACGCGGGTTTCACCGACGCCTGGTCGGCCGAGGTGAACGGCACCGACGGCTTCACTCCGTTGACGCTGGCCGCCGCCTGGGAGCCCCGGCTGCGCCTCGGCACCGCCATCGCCCCGGCCTTCACCCGCGGTCCCGGCCTGCTGGCGATGACCGCGGCCGCGCTGGCCGAGGCCGCGCCGGGCCGGTTCCAGCTCGGCATCGGCGCGTCCTCGCCGGTGGTCGTCGGCGACTGGAACGCGGTCGACTTCGAGCGGCCGTTCGCCCGCAGTCGGGACGTTCTCCGGTTCGTCCGGTCGGCCCTCGCCGGCGAGCTGGTCGACGGCGACTTCGACACGTTCTCGGTGCGCCGGTTCCGGCTGGAGCGCCCGCCCGCGACACCGCCGGGAATCCTGCTGGCCGCGCTACGCCCGGGCATGCTGCGACTGGCCGCCGCCGAGGCGGACGGTGTGATCCTCAACTGGCTGTCGGCCGCCGACGTGACCACCGCGGTGGCCGAGACCAAGGAGGCCGGGGCGGGCTTCGACGTGGCCGCCCGGATCTTCGTGATCCCGACCGAGGACGCCGGGTATGCCCGTACCGTCGGCCGTCGCATGATCACCGCCTACCTCACGGTTCCGGCCTATGCGGCCTTCCACCGCTGGCTCGGCCGCGAGGAACTGCTCGCTCCGATGTGGCAGGCCTGGCAGTCCGGTGACCGCAAGGGCGCGCTGGCCGCGATCCCGGATTCGCTGGTCGACGAGCTGATCGTGCACGGCTCCCCGGCCGAGTGCCGGGCCCGGGTCCAGGCCTACGCCGACGCGGGTGTGACGGTCCCGGTCATGGCGCTGACCCCGACCCCCGAGTTGGAGCGGGGTGGCCTGCCCGCCCTCCTCGACCTGATCGCCGCCCTCGGCCGCTGA
- a CDS encoding YhjD/YihY/BrkB family envelope integrity protein encodes MRKLLRPLQGKDVALHAAAITFYSGIAVVPVALLAIWLTGLVVGTERVRHLTGRTIAALPDQIGAPGALAALIDAGLTLTPTFALASLLPATLYGEGLRRAFASIARPGEKLVGWRGRLLWLPLLAAAPALLLSLLLALPTTSGLWVRGGWWSVLGVVLSFLAIWLLLTPVVIWVFRYVAPGRPPWLATILIGSFTAANLSGFLHGAVLFSSLPLDLGVPFGGLTEVGGVVAIGLWLYLFHVVLLTGFAATRAVEPRFSDDSTRSPSAIRG; translated from the coding sequence GTGCGAAAACTGCTGCGGCCGCTTCAGGGCAAGGACGTCGCGCTGCACGCGGCCGCGATCACCTTCTACAGCGGTATCGCGGTGGTCCCGGTGGCCCTGCTGGCGATCTGGCTGACCGGGCTGGTGGTGGGCACGGAGCGGGTACGTCACCTGACCGGACGGACCATCGCCGCGCTGCCGGACCAGATCGGCGCGCCCGGAGCGCTCGCCGCCCTGATCGACGCCGGGCTGACGCTGACGCCGACGTTCGCGCTGGCCAGCCTGCTTCCGGCGACGTTGTACGGCGAGGGCCTGCGCCGGGCCTTCGCCTCCATCGCGCGCCCCGGCGAGAAACTGGTCGGCTGGCGCGGCCGGCTGCTCTGGCTGCCGCTGCTGGCGGCGGCACCGGCCCTGCTGCTCTCGCTGCTGCTGGCCCTGCCCACCACGAGCGGCCTGTGGGTACGCGGCGGCTGGTGGTCGGTGCTGGGCGTGGTGCTGTCGTTCCTGGCGATCTGGCTGCTGCTGACCCCGGTGGTGATCTGGGTGTTCCGCTACGTCGCCCCGGGCCGCCCGCCGTGGCTCGCCACGATCCTGATCGGCTCGTTCACGGCCGCGAACCTGTCCGGGTTCCTGCACGGGGCGGTGCTGTTCAGCTCGCTGCCACTGGACCTGGGGGTGCCGTTCGGCGGCCTGACCGAGGTGGGTGGGGTGGTGGCGATCGGACTGTGGCTCTACCTGTTCCACGTGGTGCTGCTCACCGGTTTCGCGGCGACCCGGGCCGTCGAGCCGCGATTCTCGGATGATTCGACGAGGTCACCGAGCGCGATCAGGGGATAA
- the dxr gene encoding 1-deoxy-D-xylulose-5-phosphate reductoisomerase, whose product MGGMRDLVLLGSTGSIGTQAIDIVRRNPDRFRVVALGAGGGNVALLAAQALELGVEVVGVARSSVTQDLQLAFYAEAQKRGWATGDFKLPKIVAGPDAMTELARWPCDVVLNGVVGSLGLAPTLAALESGRILALANKESLVAGGPLVRRIAKEGQIVPVDSEHSALAQCLRGGTAAEVRRLVLTASGGAFRGRRREELTNVTPEEALKHPTWDMGPVVTINSATMVNKALEVIEAHELFGVPYDDIEVMVHPQSVLHSLVEFTDGSTLAQASPPDMRLPIALALAWPERVPSAAAAVDWTQAHNWELRPLDHEAFPAVELAKQAGRDGRCRPAVYNAANEECVAAFVSGRLPFLGIVDTLEQVLAAAPDFGEPGTVDDVLAAEAWARAQAQRTIETVAEGA is encoded by the coding sequence ATGGGCGGCATGCGAGACCTCGTACTGCTCGGCTCCACCGGGTCCATCGGCACCCAGGCCATCGACATCGTCCGGCGCAACCCGGACCGGTTCCGGGTGGTGGCCCTCGGCGCCGGCGGCGGCAACGTCGCCTTGCTCGCCGCACAGGCCCTCGAACTGGGCGTCGAGGTGGTCGGCGTGGCCCGTTCGTCGGTCACCCAGGATCTGCAGCTCGCCTTCTACGCCGAGGCCCAGAAACGCGGCTGGGCGACCGGCGACTTCAAACTTCCCAAGATCGTCGCCGGGCCGGACGCGATGACCGAGCTCGCCCGGTGGCCCTGTGACGTGGTGCTCAACGGCGTGGTCGGCAGCCTCGGTCTGGCGCCCACCCTGGCCGCACTGGAGTCCGGCCGGATCCTCGCGCTGGCCAACAAGGAGTCCCTGGTCGCCGGCGGGCCCCTGGTCCGGCGGATCGCCAAGGAGGGGCAGATCGTCCCGGTCGACTCGGAGCATTCGGCGCTGGCCCAGTGCCTGCGCGGCGGCACCGCGGCCGAGGTGCGGCGGCTCGTGCTCACCGCCAGCGGCGGGGCGTTCCGCGGCCGGCGGCGCGAGGAGCTGACGAACGTCACACCCGAGGAGGCGCTCAAGCACCCGACCTGGGACATGGGGCCGGTCGTCACGATCAACTCGGCCACCATGGTGAACAAGGCGCTCGAGGTGATCGAGGCACACGAGCTGTTCGGGGTGCCCTACGACGACATCGAGGTGATGGTCCACCCCCAGTCGGTCCTGCACTCGCTGGTCGAGTTCACCGACGGGTCGACCCTCGCCCAGGCCAGCCCGCCGGACATGCGGCTGCCGATCGCGCTCGCCCTGGCCTGGCCGGAGCGGGTGCCGTCGGCGGCCGCCGCGGTGGACTGGACACAGGCCCACAACTGGGAGCTCCGGCCCCTCGACCACGAGGCGTTTCCGGCGGTCGAGCTGGCGAAACAGGCAGGCCGGGACGGGCGCTGCCGACCGGCCGTCTACAACGCGGCGAACGAGGAGTGTGTGGCCGCTTTCGTCTCCGGTCGGCTACCGTTCTTGGGCATCGTCGACACGCTGGAGCAGGTGCTGGCAGCGGCCCCGGATTTCGGGGAGCCGGGTACCGTCGATGACGTGCTTGCCGCGGAAGCATGGGCGCGTGCCCAGGCGCAGCGGACCATCGAGACTGTGGCTGAAGGAGCCTGA
- a CDS encoding M50 family metallopeptidase, which yields MLFWLGCAAFALTILISVSLHELGHMITGKRFGMKVTKYFVGFGPTIFSFHRGETEYGLKLIPLGGFCKIVGMTPQDDDVAPEDQHRAMWRFPVWKRTVVMAAGSITHFALALIGAWVMAWAIGLPNMDLPRTDAEVRAAPAMIRVAECVPTSLSDTSTECKPGVASAVAGPAQAAGLQTGDVITKVGATPVANYGQLTDTIRAAPAGPTVFEYTRAGQPATATVNLVSAERRPIDDPAGPISTVAVAGVSRTTDQPAVIHYNGLSAIPASGEYNWFLVENSMQAMARIPEKIPALWNSITGDERDPDTPISVIGASRIGGEALERGVPEVFWGVFISLNVFIGLFNLLPLLPVDGGHIAIAWFEALRSRLYRALRRPDPGRVDYYKLMPLTYAVILIGGAFTLLTATADIINPITIFP from the coding sequence ATGCTGTTCTGGCTGGGGTGCGCAGCCTTCGCGCTGACGATTCTGATCTCGGTGAGCCTGCACGAGCTGGGACACATGATCACCGGCAAGCGCTTCGGGATGAAGGTCACGAAGTACTTCGTCGGCTTCGGCCCGACCATCTTCTCGTTTCACCGTGGTGAGACCGAGTACGGCCTGAAGCTCATCCCGCTCGGCGGTTTCTGCAAGATCGTCGGCATGACGCCGCAGGACGACGACGTCGCCCCGGAGGACCAGCACCGCGCCATGTGGCGGTTCCCGGTCTGGAAGCGGACCGTCGTGATGGCCGCCGGCTCGATCACACACTTCGCGCTGGCCCTGATCGGCGCCTGGGTGATGGCGTGGGCGATCGGCCTGCCGAACATGGATCTCCCGCGGACCGACGCCGAGGTGCGGGCCGCGCCGGCCATGATCCGGGTCGCCGAGTGCGTCCCGACCTCGCTGAGCGACACCAGCACCGAGTGCAAGCCGGGTGTGGCGAGCGCCGTCGCCGGCCCCGCGCAGGCCGCCGGCCTGCAGACCGGCGACGTGATCACCAAGGTCGGCGCCACCCCGGTGGCCAACTACGGGCAGCTCACCGACACCATCCGGGCCGCACCGGCCGGGCCGACCGTCTTCGAGTACACGCGTGCCGGCCAGCCGGCCACGGCGACCGTCAACCTGGTCTCCGCCGAGCGGCGCCCGATCGACGACCCGGCCGGCCCGATCTCCACGGTCGCCGTGGCCGGGGTGAGCCGGACCACCGACCAGCCAGCGGTGATCCACTACAACGGGCTCAGTGCGATCCCGGCCTCCGGTGAGTACAACTGGTTCCTCGTCGAGAACTCGATGCAGGCGATGGCCCGGATCCCGGAGAAGATCCCCGCCCTGTGGAACTCGATCACCGGCGACGAGCGTGACCCGGACACCCCGATCAGTGTCATCGGCGCCAGCCGGATCGGTGGCGAGGCCCTCGAGCGGGGCGTGCCCGAGGTCTTCTGGGGTGTCTTCATCTCGCTGAACGTGTTCATCGGCCTGTTCAACCTGCTGCCGTTGCTGCCGGTCGACGGTGGGCACATCGCCATCGCCTGGTTCGAGGCCCTGCGCTCCCGGCTGTACCGTGCGCTCCGGCGGCCCGATCCGGGCCGGGTGGACTACTACAAACTCATGCCGTTGACGTACGCGGTCATCCTGATCGGTGGTGCGTTCACCCTGTTGACGGCGACCGCTGACATCATCAACCCGATTACGATCTTCCCGTGA
- a CDS encoding ABC transporter permease, which translates to MTTFQAAKLVFGREIRAKLRDKAFIFSTVSFLVVLIASIAIPAMLSSGPTKVAVVDSTYSAVLRAAQLEVQEVTDPAVAEQLLRDGEVEAVVLPGPKVQAMEDAPSEVLNALSTVPPVELLAPPAFDEFISIFVPLALAMLCYITSLLFGLQIAQSVVEEKQTRIVEILVATIPAKALLAGKIAAMTLLAFAQIALLSVIALIGTTVADLDAGAISALRPALGWFLPFFVLGFVMLATLWAAVGALAARQEDLGSTSGTVQMAVLIPFFAVLFLRDNDTALTALSYFPLSSPMAMPIRIFENTAAAWEPFVALGVLALSAAGMLAIGARIYHGSLLRTNGKTSFATAWRTRSTVG; encoded by the coding sequence GTGACCACGTTCCAGGCCGCCAAGCTGGTCTTCGGACGCGAGATCCGCGCCAAGCTCCGGGACAAGGCGTTCATCTTCAGCACGGTGTCGTTCCTGGTGGTCCTGATCGCGTCGATCGCGATCCCGGCCATGCTCAGCAGCGGCCCGACCAAGGTCGCGGTGGTCGACAGCACCTACTCCGCGGTCCTGCGCGCGGCTCAGTTGGAGGTCCAGGAGGTCACCGACCCGGCCGTCGCGGAGCAGCTGCTGCGCGACGGTGAGGTGGAGGCCGTGGTGCTGCCCGGTCCCAAGGTGCAGGCCATGGAGGACGCGCCGAGCGAGGTGCTGAACGCCCTGAGCACCGTTCCGCCGGTGGAACTGCTCGCCCCGCCCGCGTTCGACGAGTTCATCTCGATCTTCGTGCCGCTGGCCCTGGCGATGCTCTGCTACATCACGTCCCTGCTCTTCGGTCTGCAGATCGCGCAGAGCGTGGTGGAGGAGAAGCAGACCCGGATCGTCGAGATCCTGGTCGCCACCATCCCGGCCAAGGCGCTGCTGGCCGGCAAGATCGCCGCGATGACACTGCTGGCGTTCGCCCAGATCGCGCTGCTCTCGGTGATCGCGCTGATCGGCACGACGGTGGCCGACCTGGACGCCGGGGCGATCAGCGCCCTACGGCCGGCGCTCGGCTGGTTCCTGCCGTTCTTCGTCCTCGGCTTCGTCATGCTGGCCACCCTGTGGGCCGCGGTCGGCGCGCTGGCGGCCCGGCAGGAGGACCTGGGCAGCACGTCCGGCACGGTGCAGATGGCGGTGCTGATCCCGTTCTTCGCGGTGCTCTTCCTGCGGGACAACGACACCGCCCTGACGGCGCTCTCCTACTTCCCGTTGTCCTCGCCGATGGCGATGCCGATCCGGATCTTCGAGAACACGGCGGCCGCCTGGGAGCCGTTCGTGGCGCTGGGTGTGCTGGCTCTGAGCGCGGCGGGGATGCTCGCCATCGGCGCCCGGATTTACCACGGCTCGCTGCTGCGGACCAACGGCAAGACGTCGTTCGCGACCGCTTGGCGTACCCGGAGCACGGTCGGCTGA
- a CDS encoding PadR family transcriptional regulator: MRHMHGERGHGGHGWPGEFRRRGFGFPPGFPFGGPGGPGGPGFPPPEFGRGPRRGGRGGRQNVRPAILALLLERPMHGYEMIQELDARTGGIWRPSPGSVYPTLQLLEDEGLIEVTAEGGRKSYRLTEDGRPEAETAAQNPPWSQIGADTMSQVQDFRDAAVGIMGALKQVGFSGTAEQRQKALEVLGETKRKLYAILAESE, encoded by the coding sequence ATGAGGCACATGCATGGCGAGCGCGGACACGGTGGACACGGGTGGCCCGGCGAGTTCCGCAGACGCGGTTTCGGCTTTCCGCCCGGATTCCCCTTCGGCGGCCCCGGCGGCCCGGGCGGCCCCGGTTTCCCTCCGCCCGAGTTCGGCAGAGGTCCACGGCGAGGTGGGCGAGGTGGGCGACAGAACGTCCGGCCCGCGATCCTCGCGCTCCTGCTCGAGCGGCCGATGCACGGCTACGAGATGATTCAGGAGCTCGACGCGCGTACCGGCGGGATCTGGCGGCCCAGCCCCGGGTCGGTCTATCCGACCCTCCAGCTGCTCGAGGACGAGGGCCTGATCGAGGTCACCGCCGAGGGCGGCCGCAAGAGCTACCGGCTCACCGAGGACGGCCGGCCCGAGGCCGAGACCGCCGCCCAGAACCCGCCGTGGTCCCAGATCGGCGCCGACACCATGTCCCAGGTGCAGGACTTCCGCGACGCGGCGGTCGGCATCATGGGCGCGCTCAAGCAGGTCGGCTTCAGTGGCACCGCCGAGCAGCGCCAGAAGGCGCTGGAGGTGCTCGGCGAGACGAAGCGCAAGCTCTACGCGATCCTCGCCGAAAGCGAGTGA